In one Streptomyces sp. NBC_00597 genomic region, the following are encoded:
- a CDS encoding 2'-5' RNA ligase family protein codes for MGTVTLGVSIAVPEPYGSRLQELRAGFGDAAAHGIPTHVTLVPPTEVEPDRLPAIRAHLSEVAAAFGPFAMRLEGTGTFRPLSPVVFVQVVEGGAGCTRLQGLVRDPDGPLDRELAFPYHPHVTVAHGISEEAMDLAFATLADYAAQWTCTGFALYEQGSDGVWRKLREYPFGSGPVGGVPAQLGSPVDEATGAAGSAETAGRSS; via the coding sequence GTGGGGACCGTAACGCTCGGCGTTTCGATCGCGGTCCCGGAGCCGTACGGCAGCCGCCTCCAGGAGCTGCGCGCCGGCTTCGGGGACGCTGCCGCGCACGGCATCCCCACGCACGTCACCCTCGTCCCGCCCACCGAGGTGGAGCCGGACCGGCTGCCGGCGATCAGGGCCCACCTGTCGGAGGTGGCGGCCGCCTTCGGTCCCTTCGCGATGCGGCTGGAGGGCACGGGCACGTTCCGTCCGCTCTCGCCGGTCGTCTTCGTCCAGGTCGTCGAGGGAGGTGCGGGCTGCACCAGGCTCCAGGGCCTGGTCCGCGACCCGGACGGGCCGCTCGACCGGGAGCTGGCGTTCCCGTACCACCCGCACGTCACGGTCGCCCACGGGATCTCCGAGGAGGCGATGGACCTGGCGTTCGCCACCCTCGCCGACTACGCGGCGCAGTGGACCTGTACCGGCTTCGCGCTCTACGAGCAGGGCTCGGACGGGGTCTGGCGCAAGCTGCGCGAATACCCTTTCGGTAGCGGCCCGGTCGGCGGGGTCCCGGCGCAGCTGGGCTCACCGGTGGACGAGGCGACGGGTGCCGCGGGCTCGGCGGAGACCGCCGGACGAAGTTCCTGA
- a CDS encoding PLP-dependent aminotransferase family protein, with amino-acid sequence MTESWATFRADLAADTGADLHLDLAAGRGLRAGLVEALREAARSGRLAPGTRLPSSRSFAADLGIARNTVAEAYAELVAEGWLTARQGSGTRVAERARPRRPAGTARVRQPAPRRPSYSLVPGTPDLGGFPRAGWLTAARRALTDAPNEAFGYAADARGRVELREALAGYLARARGVYADPERIVLCAGFAHALTLLTGVLRARRVRGVAVEGYSLDVHRELLTGAGLRTLPLAVDASGARTADLTGEAGAVLLTPAHQFPTGVALTPARRAAAVDWARTTGGLILEDDYDGEFRYDRQAVGALQGLDPDRVVYLGTASKSLAPGLRMGWMVVPPGLLDEVVAAKGRTDWTSSALEQLTLAEFIRSGAYDRHVRGMRLRYRRRRDELVAAVAGRVAVSGIAAGLHAVLDLPAGTQASVLRAAAWQDLDLETLARYTHPEAGLPPREALVVGYGTPPTSAWSPTLSALLATLP; translated from the coding sequence ATGACGGAATCATGGGCCACTTTCCGTGCCGACCTCGCTGCCGACACGGGTGCCGACCTGCACCTGGACCTCGCCGCCGGGCGCGGTCTGCGGGCCGGGCTCGTCGAGGCGCTGCGCGAGGCCGCGCGCAGCGGTCGGCTGGCGCCCGGAACCCGGCTGCCGTCCTCGCGGTCCTTCGCCGCGGACCTCGGGATCGCGCGCAACACGGTCGCGGAGGCGTACGCCGAGCTCGTCGCCGAGGGCTGGCTCACCGCCCGGCAGGGCTCCGGCACCCGCGTCGCGGAACGGGCCCGGCCGCGGCGGCCCGCCGGCACCGCCCGGGTCCGGCAGCCCGCACCGCGCCGGCCCTCGTACAGCCTGGTGCCCGGTACCCCCGACCTGGGCGGCTTCCCGCGCGCCGGCTGGCTGACGGCCGCCCGGCGGGCGCTGACCGATGCACCGAACGAGGCCTTCGGGTACGCGGCCGACGCGCGCGGCAGGGTGGAGCTGAGGGAGGCGCTCGCCGGATACCTGGCGCGGGCGCGCGGGGTGTACGCGGATCCGGAACGGATCGTGCTGTGCGCGGGGTTCGCGCACGCCCTGACCCTGCTCACGGGGGTGCTGCGGGCACGCCGGGTGCGGGGGGTGGCGGTGGAGGGGTACAGCCTCGACGTGCACCGGGAACTGCTGACGGGGGCGGGGCTGCGGACCCTGCCGCTGGCAGTGGACGCGTCCGGGGCGCGGACGGCGGACCTGACGGGGGAGGCGGGGGCGGTGCTGCTGACCCCAGCCCACCAGTTCCCCACCGGGGTGGCGCTGACCCCGGCCCGGCGGGCGGCGGCGGTCGACTGGGCCCGGACCACGGGCGGCCTGATCCTGGAGGACGACTACGACGGCGAGTTCCGCTACGACCGCCAGGCGGTGGGGGCGCTCCAGGGGCTGGACCCGGACCGGGTGGTCTACCTCGGCACGGCCAGCAAGTCCCTCGCCCCCGGGCTGCGGATGGGCTGGATGGTGGTCCCGCCCGGGCTGCTGGACGAGGTCGTCGCGGCCAAGGGACGGACCGATTGGACGTCGAGCGCGCTGGAGCAGCTGACGCTGGCCGAATTCATTCGCTCCGGGGCGTACGACCGGCACGTACGGGGCATGCGACTGCGGTACCGGCGGCGCAGGGACGAACTCGTCGCGGCCGTTGCCGGCCGGGTGGCGGTGTCGGGCATCGCGGCGGGCCTGCACGCGGTGCTGGACCTCCCTGCGGGTACGCAGGCTTCGGTGCTGCGGGCCGCGGCCTGGCAGGACCTGGACCTGGAGACCCTCGCCCGCTACACCCACCCGGAGGCGGGCCTACCGCCGCGGGAAGCCCTGGTGGTCGGCTACGGAACCCCGCCCACGAGCGCTTGGTCCCCCACGCTGTCGGCCCTCCTGGCCACTTTGCCGTGA
- the trpS gene encoding tryptophan--tRNA ligase, with translation MASDRPRALSGIQPTSGSFHLGNYLGAIRQYVALQETHDAFYMVVDLHAITMPQDPKDLRANTRLSAAQLLAAGLDPERCTLFIQSHVPEHAQLGWVMNCITGFGEASRMTQFKDKSAKGGVNSASVGLFTYPILQVADILLYQANAVPVGEDQRQHIELTRDLAERFNQRYGQTFTLPAAHIVKEVAKIYDLQDPSIKMSKSASSPKGLINLLDEPKVTEKKIKSAVTDTEAEVRFDTENKPGVSNLLTIYSTLTGESIPALEASYEGKGYGALKTDLAAVMVDFVTPFKQRTQGYLDDPETLDSILAKGAEKARAVAAETLAQAYDRLGLVPAKH, from the coding sequence ATGGCTTCTGATCGTCCTCGCGCGCTCTCCGGCATCCAGCCCACCTCCGGTTCGTTCCACCTCGGGAACTACCTCGGAGCGATCCGCCAGTACGTCGCCCTGCAGGAGACGCACGACGCCTTCTACATGGTGGTCGACCTGCACGCGATCACCATGCCGCAGGATCCGAAGGACCTGCGCGCGAACACCCGGCTCTCCGCCGCCCAGCTCCTCGCCGCCGGGCTCGACCCCGAGCGCTGCACGCTGTTCATCCAGAGCCACGTCCCCGAGCACGCGCAGCTCGGCTGGGTCATGAACTGCATCACCGGCTTCGGCGAGGCGAGCCGCATGACCCAGTTCAAGGACAAGTCGGCCAAGGGCGGTGTGAACAGCGCCAGCGTCGGCCTGTTCACGTACCCGATCCTGCAGGTCGCCGACATCCTGCTCTACCAGGCGAACGCCGTCCCCGTCGGCGAGGACCAGCGCCAGCACATCGAGCTGACCCGCGACCTGGCCGAGCGTTTCAACCAGCGCTACGGCCAGACCTTCACGCTCCCCGCCGCGCACATCGTCAAGGAGGTCGCGAAGATCTACGACCTCCAGGACCCGTCGATCAAAATGTCGAAGTCGGCGTCGTCCCCCAAGGGCCTGATCAACCTCCTCGACGAGCCCAAGGTCACCGAGAAGAAGATCAAGAGCGCGGTCACCGACACCGAGGCCGAGGTCCGCTTCGACACCGAGAACAAGCCCGGCGTCAGCAACCTGCTCACGATCTACTCCACCCTCACGGGTGAGTCGATCCCGGCCCTGGAGGCCTCGTACGAGGGCAAGGGCTACGGCGCGCTGAAGACCGACCTGGCGGCCGTGATGGTCGACTTCGTCACACCCTTCAAGCAGCGCACCCAGGGGTACCTGGACGACCCGGAGACGCTGGATTCCATCCTGGCCAAGGGCGCGGAGAAGGCCCGTGCGGTCGCCGCCGAGACCCTGGCGCAGGCCTACGACCGCCTCGGTCTGGTCCCCGCGAAGCACTGA
- the rocD gene encoding ornithine--oxo-acid transaminase yields the protein MRSAEAHSAHNYHPLPVVVASAEGAWMTDVEGRRFLDMLAGYSALNFGHGNRRLIDAAKAQLERVTLTSRAFHHDRFAEFCSELAALCGKEMVLPMNTGAEAVETAVKTARKWGYEVKGVPDGQAKIVVAAGNFHGRTTTIVSFSTDHEARDHFGPYTPGFEIVPYGDLTALAAAVTANTVAVLLEPIQGEAGVLVPPAGYLRGVRELTRERNVLFMADEIQSGLGRTGKTFACEHEEVVPDVYILGKALGGGVVPVSAVVADRDVLGVFRPGEHGSTFGGNPLACAVALEVVAMLRTGEYQQRAAELGDHLHRELNLLVGGGAVTAVRGRGLWAGVDIDPAHGTGREISEKLMELGVLVKDTHGSTIRIAPPLVISKEDLDWGLDQLRAVLAAG from the coding sequence ATGCGTTCCGCCGAGGCGCACAGCGCGCACAACTACCACCCGCTGCCCGTCGTCGTGGCGTCCGCGGAAGGCGCGTGGATGACCGACGTGGAGGGCCGGCGCTTCCTCGACATGCTCGCGGGCTATTCGGCACTCAACTTCGGCCACGGCAACCGGCGGCTGATCGATGCGGCCAAGGCGCAGCTGGAGCGGGTCACCCTCACCTCGCGGGCGTTCCACCACGACCGGTTCGCCGAGTTCTGCTCCGAACTCGCCGCGCTGTGCGGCAAGGAGATGGTGCTGCCGATGAACACGGGTGCGGAGGCCGTGGAGACGGCGGTGAAGACCGCCCGCAAGTGGGGGTACGAGGTCAAGGGCGTTCCGGACGGGCAGGCCAAGATCGTGGTCGCGGCCGGCAACTTCCACGGCCGGACGACGACGATCGTGAGCTTCTCGACGGACCACGAGGCCCGCGACCACTTCGGCCCCTACACTCCCGGCTTCGAGATCGTTCCCTACGGGGACCTCACCGCCCTGGCCGCGGCCGTCACGGCGAACACCGTGGCCGTGCTGCTGGAGCCGATCCAGGGCGAGGCCGGGGTGCTGGTGCCGCCCGCCGGCTACCTCCGGGGCGTACGGGAGCTCACGCGCGAGCGGAACGTCCTGTTCATGGCGGACGAGATCCAGTCGGGGCTGGGCCGGACCGGAAAGACCTTCGCGTGCGAGCACGAGGAGGTCGTGCCGGACGTGTACATCCTCGGCAAGGCGCTGGGCGGCGGCGTGGTCCCGGTGTCGGCCGTCGTCGCCGACCGGGACGTGCTCGGGGTGTTCCGGCCCGGCGAGCACGGCTCCACCTTCGGCGGCAACCCGCTGGCCTGCGCGGTCGCCCTGGAGGTCGTCGCGATGCTGCGCACCGGCGAGTACCAGCAGCGCGCCGCCGAGCTCGGCGACCACCTGCACCGGGAGCTGAACCTGCTGGTCGGCGGGGGCGCGGTGACCGCCGTACGCGGGCGGGGGCTGTGGGCGGGCGTCGACATCGACCCGGCGCACGGTACGGGCCGGGAGATCTCCGAGAAGCTGATGGAGCTCGGGGTGCTGGTCAAGGACACCCACGGGTCGACGATCCGGATCGCGCCCCCGCTGGTGATCAGCAAGGAGGACCTGGACTGGGGTCTGGACCAGCTGCGCGCCGTACTGGCAGCCGGCTGA
- a CDS encoding D-alanyl-D-alanine carboxypeptidase, translating into MSAKKTALTVLSAGLLVPAMLVVPAHAAPTPPPDGKGQPPKAVAAPPASMSTVGGALLGKPGVQVNPLAGAPALPTELTGRSWIVADAETGEVLAANNAHWRLPPASTMKMLFADTVLPSLPKDQVHKVTEQEMEGVGAGSSLVGVKEDHEYTVHDLWLGVFLRSGNDAVHVLAAMNGGIDKTVKDMQAHAEELQALDTHVVSPDGYDAPEQVSSAYDLTLIARSGLQKQDFREYCGTASAKFPGRQEPGKPREYFEIQNTNRLMTGASGLSPYKGIAGVKNGNTTMAGSTFTGMAQQGNKKLLVTVMNPSAGGLNSVYEETANLLDWGFAAIGKVKPVGELVPPKSADTSPFGSPAQTHEHKPSAAREEAGGGIGTALGVAGGALAVIAGGTYAVNRRWPRGPRGRRDGGQPT; encoded by the coding sequence GTGTCTGCCAAGAAGACCGCGCTGACGGTCCTTTCCGCCGGGCTGCTGGTTCCCGCGATGCTCGTGGTGCCCGCGCACGCCGCGCCCACCCCGCCACCGGACGGGAAGGGGCAGCCGCCCAAGGCCGTGGCCGCGCCACCTGCGTCGATGTCCACCGTCGGCGGGGCCCTCCTCGGCAAGCCGGGCGTCCAGGTCAATCCGCTGGCGGGCGCCCCCGCCCTGCCGACGGAGCTGACGGGGCGTTCGTGGATCGTCGCCGACGCCGAGACCGGCGAGGTCCTGGCCGCCAACAACGCGCACTGGCGGCTGCCGCCCGCCTCCACCATGAAGATGCTCTTCGCCGACACGGTGCTGCCCAGCCTCCCCAAGGACCAGGTGCACAAGGTCACCGAGCAGGAGATGGAGGGCGTCGGCGCGGGTTCCAGCCTCGTCGGGGTCAAGGAGGACCACGAGTACACCGTGCACGACCTGTGGCTCGGGGTGTTCCTGCGGTCCGGGAACGACGCCGTGCACGTGCTCGCCGCCATGAACGGCGGCATCGACAAGACCGTCAAGGACATGCAGGCGCACGCCGAGGAGCTCCAGGCCCTGGACACCCACGTCGTGTCCCCGGACGGGTACGACGCCCCGGAGCAGGTGTCGAGCGCGTACGACCTCACCCTCATCGCCCGCTCCGGCCTGCAGAAGCAGGACTTCCGGGAGTACTGCGGCACGGCGAGCGCGAAGTTCCCCGGCAGGCAGGAGCCCGGGAAGCCGCGCGAGTACTTCGAGATCCAGAACACCAACCGGCTGATGACGGGCGCGAGCGGCCTCTCCCCGTACAAGGGCATCGCCGGGGTGAAGAACGGCAACACCACCATGGCCGGCTCCACCTTCACCGGTATGGCCCAGCAGGGCAACAAGAAGCTGCTGGTCACGGTGATGAACCCGAGTGCGGGCGGGCTGAACTCCGTCTACGAGGAGACCGCCAACCTCCTCGACTGGGGCTTCGCGGCGATCGGCAAGGTCAAGCCGGTCGGCGAGCTCGTCCCGCCGAAGAGCGCGGACACCTCCCCCTTCGGCTCCCCGGCCCAGACGCACGAGCACAAGCCCTCGGCGGCCCGCGAGGAGGCGGGAGGCGGCATCGGCACCGCGCTCGGCGTCGCGGGCGGTGCGCTGGCCGTGATCGCGGGCGGCACGTACGCCGTCAACCGCCGCTGGCCCCGGGGCCCGCGCGGCCGCCGCGACGGCGGGCAGCCGACCTAG
- a CDS encoding SCO4848 family membrane protein has translation MKLSRAVSWFLLAFGVWSWFIWVSFVRNLWKDASGLAFDAAGGPTAYFWVHFLLAIASFLLGTAVGVIGLRGVLALRRESRRGPGAGSGPGSGSSE, from the coding sequence ATGAAACTCAGCCGCGCCGTCTCCTGGTTCCTGCTCGCGTTCGGAGTGTGGAGCTGGTTCATCTGGGTGTCTTTCGTCCGGAACCTGTGGAAGGACGCCAGCGGTCTGGCATTCGACGCGGCGGGCGGGCCGACGGCTTACTTCTGGGTCCACTTTCTCCTGGCGATCGCGTCCTTTCTCCTGGGGACGGCCGTTGGTGTGATCGGGTTGCGCGGCGTCCTGGCGCTGCGGCGTGAATCACGCCGGGGTCCCGGGGCGGGCTCCGGTCCCGGATCTGGCTCGTCCGAATGA
- a CDS encoding YihY/virulence factor BrkB family protein — MDWLTKLPVIGPLVVRLMHTHAWHSYERLDRVHWSRLAAAITFISFIALFPLITVAAVIGAALLSQEQLDRLQKNLAEQVPGISGQLDINGLVANAGAIGLVAAALLLVTGIGWIGSMRDCLRAVWEKDDEDLGNPVVRKGKDALVLVGLGGVGLASAAASTLGSSAVGKFGSWLGVPQQGAGGVLLRAGAFLVGVVAAFLILLYVLTLLPGVEPPRGSLIQAALLGAAGFELLKLLLSGYMRGVAAKSMYGAFGVPVALLIWINLMAKLLLYCSAWTATSAEGPVKPVGPAKSKA; from the coding sequence ATGGACTGGCTGACGAAACTCCCGGTGATCGGCCCGCTGGTGGTGCGGCTGATGCACACGCACGCCTGGCATTCCTACGAGCGCCTGGACCGGGTCCACTGGAGCCGTCTCGCCGCCGCGATCACCTTCATCAGCTTCATCGCGCTCTTCCCGCTGATCACCGTGGCCGCCGTCATCGGCGCCGCCCTGCTCAGCCAGGAGCAGCTGGACCGGCTGCAGAAGAACCTCGCCGAGCAGGTCCCCGGAATCTCCGGGCAGCTCGACATCAACGGCCTCGTCGCCAACGCGGGGGCGATCGGCCTCGTCGCCGCCGCGCTGCTGCTCGTCACCGGCATCGGGTGGATCGGCTCGATGCGGGACTGTCTGCGCGCGGTGTGGGAGAAGGACGACGAGGACCTGGGGAACCCCGTCGTCCGCAAGGGCAAGGACGCGCTCGTGCTCGTCGGCCTCGGCGGCGTGGGCCTGGCCTCGGCCGCGGCCTCGACGCTCGGTTCCAGCGCGGTCGGCAAGTTCGGCAGCTGGCTGGGCGTGCCGCAGCAGGGCGCGGGCGGGGTGCTCCTGCGCGCCGGCGCCTTCCTCGTCGGCGTCGTGGCGGCCTTCCTGATCCTGCTGTACGTCCTGACCCTGCTGCCCGGCGTCGAACCGCCGCGCGGCAGCCTCATCCAGGCCGCCCTGCTCGGCGCGGCCGGCTTCGAACTGCTGAAACTGCTGCTCAGCGGCTATATGCGCGGGGTCGCCGCGAAGAGCATGTACGGGGCCTTCGGAGTGCCGGTCGCGCTGCTGATCTGGATCAACCTGATGGCGAAGCTGCTGCTGTACTGCTCCGCCTGGACGGCGACCTCCGCCGAAGGCCCGGTAAAGCCCGTCGGGCCCGCGAAGTCGAAGGCCTGA
- the glyA gene encoding serine hydroxymethyltransferase, whose product MSASRHPALLATDPELASFVAAEESLQAETLRLIPSENYVSAAVLEASGTVLQNKYSEGYPGRRYYEGQQNIDRVEALAVERAKGLFGVDHANVQPYSGSPANLAVYLAFAKPGDTVMGMALPMGGHLTHGWGVSATGSWFRGVQYGVSADTGLIDYDAVRALALAERPKIIFCGGTALPRTIDFAAFASIAKEAGAVLVADVAHIAGLIAGGAHPSPVGHVDVVSTTTHKTLRGPRGAMLMCREEHAKAIDKAVFPGLQGGPHNQTTAGIAVALHEAAQPSFTAYAHAVVANAKALAAALLERGFDLVSGGTDNHLILMDLTSRGVPGKIAAKALDRAGIVVNYNTVPFDPRKPFDPSGIRIGTPSLTSRGLGVEHMPVVAEWISRAVDAAATSDEQALSGIRAEVADLMSAHPAPGLPLA is encoded by the coding sequence ATGAGCGCGAGCCGCCACCCCGCCCTTCTTGCGACCGACCCCGAGCTGGCGTCCTTCGTCGCCGCCGAGGAATCCCTGCAGGCCGAGACCCTGCGCCTGATCCCCAGCGAGAACTACGTGTCCGCGGCCGTGCTCGAAGCCTCCGGCACGGTGCTGCAGAACAAGTACAGCGAGGGCTACCCGGGCCGCCGCTACTACGAGGGCCAGCAGAACATCGACCGCGTCGAGGCCCTGGCCGTCGAGCGGGCGAAGGGCCTGTTCGGGGTGGACCACGCCAACGTCCAGCCGTACTCCGGCTCGCCGGCGAACCTCGCGGTGTACCTGGCGTTCGCGAAGCCCGGCGACACGGTGATGGGCATGGCCCTGCCGATGGGCGGGCACCTGACGCACGGCTGGGGGGTCTCGGCGACGGGCTCCTGGTTCCGGGGCGTCCAGTACGGCGTGTCGGCCGACACGGGCCTGATCGACTACGACGCGGTGCGGGCGCTGGCGCTGGCCGAGCGTCCGAAGATCATCTTCTGTGGCGGCACGGCCCTGCCGCGCACGATCGACTTCGCGGCGTTCGCGTCGATCGCCAAGGAGGCGGGCGCGGTCCTGGTCGCGGACGTGGCCCACATCGCCGGCCTGATCGCGGGCGGTGCGCACCCGTCGCCCGTCGGGCACGTGGACGTCGTCTCGACGACCACCCACAAGACCCTGCGGGGGCCGCGCGGCGCGATGCTGATGTGTCGGGAGGAGCACGCGAAGGCCATCGACAAGGCGGTGTTCCCGGGCCTCCAGGGCGGACCGCACAACCAGACGACGGCGGGCATCGCGGTGGCCCTGCACGAGGCGGCGCAGCCGTCGTTCACGGCGTACGCGCACGCGGTCGTCGCCAACGCGAAGGCGCTGGCCGCGGCGCTGCTGGAGCGGGGCTTCGACCTCGTCTCGGGCGGCACGGACAACCACCTGATCCTGATGGACCTCACGTCCCGGGGCGTGCCGGGCAAGATCGCGGCGAAGGCGCTGGACCGCGCGGGCATCGTGGTGAACTACAACACGGTGCCGTTCGACCCCCGCAAGCCGTTCGACCCGTCCGGCATCCGGATCGGCACGCCGTCGCTGACCTCGCGGGGCCTGGGCGTGGAGCACATGCCGGTGGTGGCGGAGTGGATCTCCCGAGCGGTGGACGCGGCGGCCACGTCCGACGAGCAGGCCCTGTCCGGGATCCGCGCCGAGGTCGCCGACCTGATGTCCGCGCACCCGGCCCCGGGCCTCCCGCTGGCCTGA
- a CDS encoding glutathionylspermidine synthase family protein, translated as MRRHTIEPRPGWQQTVEEQGLIYPLTRYPDDSLRPYWDESAYYSFSLPEVEALENVVEELHAMCLAAAAHIVEHDRFADLGITDPRLAEQIAESWRRRAEQPSLYGRFDLRYDGGGSAAKMLEYNADTPTSLVEAASPQWFWMEERFPGADQWNSLHERLVEAWRRQAELLPPGPLHFAHSETDELGEDLMTVAYLQETAEQAGLETEALSVEQIGWDDLSGRFVDQKLRFIRGCFKLYPWEWLAADEFGPQVLGTYDHGGGSGTTTWIEPLWKMLLSNKALLAILWELFPEHPNLLPAYLDGPRELAATTGYAAKPLLGREGAGVTLHPVGGEPFVPAEDETYVFQGLAPLPDFDGNRVVLGAWVVEEEAAGLGIRESAGPVTDEYARFLPHVIL; from the coding sequence GTGCGCCGTCACACCATCGAACCGCGCCCCGGCTGGCAGCAGACCGTCGAGGAGCAGGGGCTGATCTACCCGCTCACCCGCTACCCCGACGACTCCCTGCGCCCCTACTGGGACGAGAGCGCGTACTACTCCTTCTCGCTCCCCGAGGTCGAGGCGCTGGAGAACGTCGTCGAGGAGCTGCACGCCATGTGCCTGGCCGCGGCCGCGCACATCGTCGAGCACGACCGCTTCGCGGACCTCGGCATCACCGATCCGCGCCTCGCGGAGCAGATCGCCGAGTCCTGGCGCCGGCGCGCCGAACAGCCCTCCCTCTACGGCCGGTTCGACCTGCGCTACGACGGCGGCGGCAGCGCGGCCAAGATGCTGGAGTACAACGCCGACACCCCGACCTCCCTCGTGGAGGCGGCCAGCCCGCAGTGGTTCTGGATGGAGGAGCGCTTCCCCGGCGCCGACCAGTGGAACTCCCTCCACGAGCGGCTCGTCGAGGCCTGGCGCCGGCAGGCGGAACTGCTGCCGCCCGGCCCGCTGCACTTCGCGCACTCCGAGACCGACGAGCTCGGCGAGGACCTGATGACGGTCGCCTACCTCCAGGAGACCGCCGAGCAGGCGGGGCTGGAGACCGAGGCGCTGTCCGTGGAGCAGATCGGCTGGGACGACCTGTCGGGCCGGTTCGTGGACCAGAAGCTCCGCTTCATCCGCGGCTGCTTCAAGCTCTACCCGTGGGAATGGCTGGCCGCCGACGAGTTCGGCCCCCAGGTCCTCGGTACCTACGACCACGGCGGCGGCTCCGGGACCACCACCTGGATCGAGCCGCTGTGGAAGATGCTGCTGTCCAACAAGGCGCTGCTGGCGATCTTGTGGGAGCTCTTCCCGGAGCACCCGAACCTACTGCCCGCCTACCTCGACGGCCCGCGCGAACTCGCCGCGACGACGGGGTACGCCGCGAAGCCGCTGCTGGGCCGCGAGGGCGCCGGGGTCACCCTGCACCCGGTCGGCGGCGAGCCGTTCGTACCGGCCGAGGACGAGACGTACGTCTTCCAGGGCCTGGCTCCGCTGCCCGACTTCGACGGCAACCGCGTGGTGCTCGGCGCATGGGTCGTCGAGGAGGAGGCGGCGGGCCTGGGCATCCGCGAGTCGGCGGGCCCGGTCACGGACGAGTACGCCCGCTTCCTGCCCCACGTCATCCTCTAG
- a CDS encoding carboxymuconolactone decarboxylase family protein translates to MTTTHEHTAAHAPEHTPRMGWAKHVPDVYKAIVGLEIASKKGLDPVLVELVKIRASQLNHCAFCLDMHTKDALAAGETIERIVQLSAWEESRHFYTEKEAAAIELTEAVTVLTDGFVPDEVYENAAKHFEEKELAQLIAVIATINVWNRFAVTTRMVPGHYTPGMFS, encoded by the coding sequence ATGACCACCACGCACGAACACACCGCCGCACACGCCCCCGAGCACACGCCCCGCATGGGCTGGGCCAAGCACGTGCCCGACGTATACAAGGCGATCGTGGGCCTGGAGATCGCCTCGAAGAAGGGCCTGGACCCGGTCCTGGTCGAACTGGTCAAGATCCGCGCCTCGCAGCTGAACCACTGCGCGTTCTGCCTGGACATGCACACGAAGGACGCGCTCGCCGCGGGCGAGACGATCGAGCGGATCGTCCAGCTCAGCGCCTGGGAGGAGTCGCGCCACTTCTACACGGAGAAGGAAGCGGCAGCCATCGAGCTGACCGAGGCCGTGACCGTGCTGACCGACGGCTTCGTTCCCGACGAGGTGTACGAGAACGCCGCGAAGCACTTCGAGGAGAAGGAGCTCGCCCAGCTGATCGCCGTGATCGCGACGATCAACGTCTGGAACCGCTTCGCGGTGACCACCCGCATGGTCCCGGGCCACTACACGCCGGGCATGTTCTCGTAG